Proteins from one Stenotrophomonas aracearum genomic window:
- a CDS encoding amino acid permease has translation MPAPQTSATPVSPPNTRLEHALKPRQLIMMGLGSAIGAGLFLGSGVGVQAAGPAVLLSYLVAGALVIIVMNALGEMAAAKPTSGAFSVNAADAMGATAGATVGWLWWVQLVIVIAAEAVGAAGLLATVWPVIPVPMAALAFMLVFTAINLLGVKNFGEFEFWFAILKVVAIIGFILIGVALLMGWLPNVTSPGLSNFTAHGGFAPNGLAGIGAALLVVVFAFGGTEIVAVAAAETQDPERSIARAIRTVAWRILVFYIGSLTVIIAVVPWNSESLKSPFAAVLEVANIPGAAAAITLIAVIALLSALNANLYGASRMMYSLARRREAPAVLGWTDPRQVPIVAVLASVLFGFAATIMELLFPDQVLPVLLNIVGSTCLLVWTMALLSQLILRHRANRDGTRLPFRMAGYPYLTVAALCILALIFGLLLSEEHTRLQFLSMATLTAVIAASSEIARRVRRSRGDC, from the coding sequence ATGCCCGCACCCCAGACCTCGGCCACGCCCGTTTCGCCCCCCAACACCCGCCTCGAGCACGCGCTCAAGCCCCGCCAGCTGATCATGATGGGGCTCGGCAGCGCCATTGGCGCCGGCCTGTTCCTGGGCTCCGGGGTGGGCGTACAGGCCGCCGGACCGGCAGTGCTGCTGTCCTACCTGGTCGCCGGCGCGCTGGTGATCATCGTGATGAATGCGCTGGGCGAAATGGCCGCGGCCAAGCCGACCAGCGGTGCGTTCTCGGTCAATGCCGCCGACGCCATGGGCGCCACCGCCGGCGCCACCGTGGGGTGGCTGTGGTGGGTGCAGCTGGTGATCGTGATTGCCGCCGAAGCGGTGGGTGCGGCGGGCCTGTTGGCCACGGTATGGCCGGTGATACCGGTGCCGATGGCGGCGCTGGCGTTCATGCTGGTGTTCACTGCGATCAACCTGCTCGGAGTGAAGAACTTTGGTGAGTTCGAATTCTGGTTCGCCATCCTGAAGGTGGTGGCGATCATCGGCTTCATCCTGATCGGCGTCGCGTTGCTGATGGGCTGGCTGCCGAACGTGACCTCGCCGGGCCTGAGCAACTTCACTGCGCATGGCGGTTTCGCCCCCAACGGCCTGGCCGGGATCGGCGCGGCGCTGCTGGTGGTGGTGTTCGCCTTCGGCGGCACCGAGATCGTGGCGGTGGCCGCGGCGGAAACCCAGGACCCGGAGCGCAGCATCGCGCGCGCCATCCGCACCGTGGCCTGGCGCATCCTGGTGTTCTACATCGGTTCGCTGACCGTGATCATCGCGGTGGTGCCGTGGAACAGCGAGTCGCTGAAGTCGCCGTTCGCGGCGGTGCTGGAAGTAGCCAACATTCCGGGCGCGGCGGCGGCGATCACCCTGATCGCGGTGATCGCGCTGCTGTCGGCATTGAATGCGAACCTGTATGGCGCCTCGCGCATGATGTACTCGCTGGCCCGGCGCCGCGAAGCGCCGGCGGTGCTGGGCTGGACCGACCCGCGCCAGGTGCCGATCGTGGCGGTGCTGGCCAGCGTGCTGTTCGGCTTCGCCGCCACCATCATGGAGCTGCTGTTCCCCGACCAGGTGCTGCCGGTGCTGCTGAACATCGTCGGCTCCACCTGCCTGCTGGTGTGGACCATGGCGCTGCTGTCGCAGCTGATCCTGCGCCACCGCGCCAACCGCGACGGGACCCGGTTGCCGTTCCGCATGGCCGGCTACCCGTACCTGACCGTGGCCGCGCTGTGCATCCTGGCGCTGATCTTCGGCCTGCTGCTCTCTGAAGAACACACCCGCCTGCAGTTCCTGTCGATGGCGACGCTGACGGCGGTGATTGCCGCGAGCAGCGAGATTGCAAGGCGGGTGAGGCGGAGCCGCGGGGATTGCTGA
- the gcvP gene encoding aminomethyl-transferring glycine dehydrogenase gives MPAMSQNTPSLRELEHHNAFVERHIGPNDAEIAQMLDVVGHASLDALTDAIVPAGIKSPAPLALPDSLTEVEALAKIRAIADKNQVFRTFIGQGYYGTHTPNVILRNVLENPAWYTAYTPYQAEISQGRMEALINFQTLCADLTGMEIANASLLDEATAAAEAMTLAKRSAKSKSDTFFVHDAVHPQTLELLRTRAEPLGIVLRVGTPAEALEADSYGVLLQYPDTFGHVGDYKALADAVHARGGLVAVATDLLALTLIAAPGEWGADIVVGNSQRFGVPFGFGGPHAAFMACRDAYKRSMPGRLIGVSIDAQGNAAYRLTLQTREQHIRREKATSNICTAQVLLAVMASMYAVYHGPDGLTRIARRTHRLAAILAAALRAAGVNVGEHFFDTLHVKDIDAKAIHAKAAAARINLRAIDSEAVGISLDETTTRADIVALGQLFGATVDVDALDAATADALPPGLVRTSAFLTHPVFNTHHSEHELLRYLRSLADKDLAMDRTMIPLGSCTMKLNATAEMIPVTWPEFANIHPLAPADQATGYTQLIDGLEAMLVECTGYDAVSLQPNSGAQGEYAGLLAIRAYHRSRGEAHRDICLIPDSAHGTNPASAQMCGMKVVVTKTDANGNVDVEDIRVNAEKYSDRLAALMVTYPSTHGVFEEEIIEICEIVHKHGGQVYTDGANMNALVGVAKPGKWGSDVSHLNLHKTFCIPHGGGGPGVGPCAVKSHLAPFLPKVLGGEGDVGMVSAASFGSASILPISWMYITLMGSAGLRKATQVALLNANYIAKRLAPYYKTLYTGRNGLVAHECILDVRPLEKTSGVVAEDVAKRLIDFGFHAPTLSFPVAGTLMVEPTESESLHELDRFINAMIQIREEIAAIEDGRLDREDNPLKHAPHTATAVSGSEWGHAYPRELAAFPLASLRQQKYWPPVARVDNVYGDKNVMCACIPIDAYKEDEGVEV, from the coding sequence ATGCCAGCCATGTCCCAGAACACCCCCTCCCTGCGCGAGCTTGAACACCACAACGCGTTCGTCGAACGCCACATCGGCCCGAACGACGCCGAAATCGCGCAGATGCTCGACGTGGTCGGCCACGCCTCGCTGGACGCCCTGACCGACGCCATCGTGCCGGCCGGGATCAAGTCGCCGGCCCCGCTGGCGCTGCCCGACTCGCTGACCGAAGTGGAAGCATTGGCCAAGATCCGCGCCATTGCCGACAAGAACCAGGTGTTCCGCACCTTCATCGGCCAGGGCTACTACGGCACCCATACCCCGAACGTGATCCTGCGCAACGTGCTGGAAAACCCGGCGTGGTACACCGCGTACACCCCGTACCAGGCCGAGATTTCGCAGGGCCGCATGGAAGCGCTGATCAACTTCCAGACCCTGTGCGCCGACCTGACCGGCATGGAGATCGCCAACGCATCGCTGCTGGACGAAGCCACCGCCGCCGCCGAAGCGATGACCCTGGCCAAGCGTTCGGCCAAGAGCAAGTCCGACACCTTCTTCGTGCATGACGCCGTGCACCCGCAGACCCTGGAACTGCTGCGCACCCGCGCCGAGCCGCTGGGCATCGTGCTGCGCGTGGGCACCCCGGCCGAAGCTCTGGAAGCCGACTCCTATGGCGTGCTGCTGCAGTACCCGGACACCTTCGGCCACGTCGGCGACTACAAGGCCCTGGCCGACGCCGTGCACGCGCGCGGCGGCCTGGTCGCCGTGGCCACCGACCTGCTGGCCCTGACCCTGATCGCCGCCCCCGGCGAATGGGGCGCGGACATCGTGGTCGGCAACAGCCAGCGCTTCGGCGTGCCGTTCGGCTTCGGTGGCCCGCATGCGGCCTTCATGGCCTGCCGCGACGCCTACAAGCGCTCGATGCCGGGCCGCCTGATCGGCGTCTCCATCGACGCCCAGGGCAATGCGGCGTACCGCCTCACCCTGCAGACCCGCGAGCAGCACATCCGCCGCGAGAAGGCCACCTCCAACATCTGCACCGCACAGGTGCTGCTGGCGGTGATGGCCTCGATGTACGCCGTGTACCACGGCCCGGACGGCCTGACCCGCATCGCCCGCCGCACCCACCGCCTGGCCGCGATCCTGGCCGCCGCGCTGCGCGCTGCCGGCGTCAACGTGGGCGAACACTTCTTCGACACCCTGCACGTCAAGGACATCGACGCCAAGGCGATCCACGCCAAGGCCGCCGCCGCCCGCATCAACCTGCGCGCGATCGACAGCGAAGCGGTCGGCATCAGCCTGGACGAAACCACCACCCGCGCCGACATCGTCGCGCTGGGCCAGCTGTTCGGCGCCACCGTGGACGTGGACGCGCTCGACGCCGCCACCGCCGACGCGCTGCCGCCGGGCCTGGTGCGCACCAGCGCGTTCCTGACCCACCCGGTGTTCAACACCCACCACAGCGAACACGAGCTGCTGCGTTACCTGCGCTCGCTGGCCGACAAGGACCTGGCGATGGATCGCACCATGATCCCGCTGGGCAGCTGCACCATGAAGCTCAACGCCACCGCCGAAATGATCCCGGTGACCTGGCCGGAGTTCGCCAACATCCACCCGCTGGCCCCGGCCGACCAGGCCACCGGCTACACCCAGCTGATCGACGGGCTGGAGGCGATGCTGGTGGAATGCACCGGCTACGACGCGGTGAGCCTGCAGCCGAATTCCGGCGCGCAGGGCGAGTATGCCGGCCTGCTGGCGATCCGCGCCTACCACCGCTCGCGCGGTGAAGCGCACCGCGACATCTGCCTGATCCCGGACTCGGCGCACGGCACCAACCCGGCCTCCGCACAGATGTGCGGCATGAAGGTGGTGGTGACCAAGACCGACGCCAACGGCAACGTCGACGTGGAAGACATCCGCGTCAACGCGGAAAAGTACAGCGACCGCCTCGCCGCGCTGATGGTCACCTACCCGTCCACGCATGGCGTGTTCGAGGAAGAGATCATCGAAATCTGCGAGATCGTGCACAAGCACGGTGGCCAGGTGTACACCGACGGCGCCAACATGAACGCCCTGGTCGGCGTGGCCAAGCCCGGCAAGTGGGGCTCGGACGTGTCGCACCTGAACCTGCACAAGACCTTCTGCATTCCGCACGGCGGTGGCGGCCCGGGCGTCGGCCCGTGTGCGGTGAAGTCGCACCTCGCGCCGTTCCTGCCGAAGGTGCTGGGTGGCGAAGGCGACGTCGGCATGGTCAGCGCGGCCAGCTTCGGCAGCGCCTCGATCCTGCCGATCAGCTGGATGTACATCACCCTGATGGGCAGCGCCGGCCTGCGCAAGGCGACCCAGGTCGCCCTGCTCAATGCCAACTACATCGCAAAGCGCCTGGCCCCGTACTACAAGACCCTGTACACCGGTCGCAACGGGCTGGTGGCGCATGAGTGCATCCTCGACGTACGTCCGCTGGAGAAGACCTCCGGCGTGGTCGCCGAAGACGTCGCCAAGCGCCTGATCGACTTCGGCTTCCACGCCCCGACCCTGAGCTTCCCGGTCGCCGGCACGCTGATGGTGGAACCGACCGAAAGCGAATCGCTGCACGAGCTGGATCGCTTCATCAACGCGATGATCCAGATCCGCGAAGAAATTGCCGCGATCGAAGACGGCCGCCTGGACCGCGAAGACAACCCGCTCAAGCACGCCCCGCACACCGCCACGGCGGTGTCCGGCAGCGAGTGGGGCCACGCCTACCCGCGCGAACTGGCCGCCTTCCCGCTGGCCAGCCTGCGCCAGCAGAAGTACTGGCCGCCGGTGGCGCGCGTGGACAACGTGTACGGCGACAAGAACGTGATGTGCGCGTGCATCCCGATCGACGCGTACAAGGAAGATGAGGGCGTGGAGGTCTAA
- a CDS encoding AraC family transcriptional regulator, producing the protein MRVEPADIEALFDAIPDVLFFMKDREGRYTHINQTMLRRLGLKSRKEVIGRTAAEIYPTGLGADYATQDAQVLAGKVIENLMELHLFANREPGWCLTCKRPLLVEGEIRGLIGISRDLGQKDSLGTQYEQLRLALAHLNAHYAENVRMQTLLDITGFSLSKLERTFRKVFQMTPQQVLTRLRIQMAVHLLHGSDTIASIGQACGFTDQSAFTRKFKAEVGVSPRAYRAQVTGRAEA; encoded by the coding sequence ATGCGTGTTGAACCTGCCGACATCGAAGCCCTGTTCGATGCCATTCCCGACGTGCTGTTCTTCATGAAGGACCGCGAGGGGCGCTATACGCACATCAATCAGACCATGCTGCGGCGGCTGGGCCTGAAGTCGCGCAAGGAGGTGATCGGGCGCACGGCGGCGGAAATCTACCCAACCGGGCTGGGCGCCGATTACGCCACCCAGGACGCGCAGGTGCTGGCCGGAAAGGTCATCGAGAACCTGATGGAGCTGCACCTGTTCGCCAACCGCGAGCCGGGCTGGTGCCTGACCTGCAAGCGACCGCTGCTGGTGGAAGGCGAGATCCGTGGGCTGATCGGCATTTCCCGCGACCTCGGCCAGAAGGACAGCCTGGGCACCCAGTACGAACAGTTGCGGTTGGCGCTGGCGCACCTGAACGCGCATTACGCCGAGAACGTGCGCATGCAGACCCTGCTGGACATCACCGGGTTCTCGCTGTCCAAGCTCGAGCGCACCTTCCGCAAGGTGTTCCAGATGACCCCGCAGCAGGTGCTGACCCGCCTGCGGATCCAGATGGCCGTGCATCTGCTGCACGGCAGCGACACCATCGCCAGCATCGGCCAGGCCTGCGGCTTCACCGACCAGAGCGCGTTCACCCGCAAGTTCAAGGCCGAGGTGGGCGTCTCGCCCCGCGCCTACCGCGCCCAGGTCACCGGCCGCGCCGAGGCCTGA